The proteins below are encoded in one region of Lactuca sativa cultivar Salinas chromosome 3, Lsat_Salinas_v11, whole genome shotgun sequence:
- the LOC111918574 gene encoding probable leucine-rich repeat receptor-like protein kinase At1g35710 encodes MAREVSSSNLLFLSLALLIITLFLIPNFTSAYLEEANALLKWKASLEIPKNSFLSSWIPLPLNSSASAPCTSWFGVVCNADGSIQKLNLTSSRLKGTLHQFSFSLLHNLTHFDLSLNNFYGPIPPEIQLLSKVVYLDFSENKFSGVIPPEMGNLHQLTILYLYSNYISGSIPSSLSDLTSLNVLHLHQNHLSGPIPIELGNLKSLIDLKVSHNQLSGSIPSSLGDLTSLNLLYLHQNQLSGPIPIELGNLKSLIRFKVNDNQLTGSIPSSLGNLTSLNVLYLYLNQLSGPIPIELGNLKSLTDLGVSNNQLSGSIPSSLANLSNIQWLILSVNNLSGPIPIEIGNLKSLTHLSVMGNQLSGFIPSSFGDLTSLNLLYMSHNKLAGPIPSELGKLKSLTDFKVNNNQISGSIPPEFGNLTQLQRLKLSSNHLVGEIPKEFGKMKSMLELYLAGNQLSGVIPFELGFCELLEVLDLSKNRLNGSIPRNIGQWAQIHYLNLSNNKLSEKIPSEIGKLVHLTELDLSQNFLTKEIPSEVQSPVPLFPNIVNASLESNPDLCGNVKGMKLCPSRIMKKKNGPFHHKLILVIMLPLIGSVLLGVLTYGLIANLQQKKKSPQKPSDEESGDYFSITSFDGKVVYADILKATNDFNEAYRIGTGGYGTVYKAELQPNNVVAVKKLHPSSENVDHNGFLNEVRALTNIRHRNIVKLYGYCSHVRHSFLIYEYLENGSLESILRSDVLAKELDWLKRVNIVKGIANDLAYMHHDCSPPIIHRDISIANILLDSDYEAHISDFGTSKLLKLDSSNWTAIAGTFGYIAPELAYTMVANEKCDVYSFGVIALEVIMGKHPGDLITSLPTLSDDDDYLVPTNVGDSRIPPPSSQVEKQVKLVLNLSRACLNSNSHERPTMQQVSNRLMKDLL; translated from the exons ATGGCAAGGGAAGTAAGTTCTTCAAACTTGTTATTTCTCTCTCTGGCTCTACTAATCATCACACTGTTCCTCATACCAAATTTCACTTCTGCTTATTTGGAGGAAGCCAATGCTCTTCTTAAATGGAAAGCAAGCCTTGAAATCCCAAAaaactcctttctctcttcaTGGATTCCCCTCCCTTTGAATTCCAGTGCTTCAGCTCCATGCACTTCTTGGTTTGGAGTAGTTTGCAATGCTGATGGGAGCATTCAGAAGTTGAACCTCACATCATCTAGATTAAAGGGTACGCTTCATCAATTTTCATTCTCTTTGCTACACAATCTTACGCATTTTGATCTCAGTTTGAACAACTTCTATGGCCCCATCCCACCAGAAATCCAACTTTTGTCCAAAGTTGTCTATCTTGATTTTTCAGAGAACAAGTTTTCTGGAGTAATCCCACCTGAAATGGGAAACCTACACCAGCTAACCATATTGTACCTATACTCAAACTATATATCTGGCTCAATTCCTTCATCATTGAGTGATTTGACATCTTTAAATGTCCTTCATTTGCACCAAAATCATTTGTCTGGTCCCATTCCTATTGAACTTGGGAATTTGAAGTCTCTCATTGATCTTAAGGTGAGCCACAATCAACTTAGTGGTTCTATTCCTTCATCATTGGGTGATTTGACATCTTTGAATCTACTTTATTTGCACCAAAATCAACTCTCTGGCCCCATTCCTATTGAACTTGGGAATTTGAAGTCTCTCATTCGTTTTAAGGTAAACGACAATCAACTAACTGGTTCTATTCCTTCATCATTGGGTAATTTGACATCTTTGAATGTACTTTATTTGTACCTTAATCAACTCTCTGGTCCCATTCCCATTGAACTTGGGAATTTGAAGTCTCTAACTGATCTTGGGGTGAGCAACAATCAACTTAGTGGTTCTATTCCTTCATCACTAGCAAACCTTAGCAACATACAGTGGTTGATCCTCAGTGTTAATAATTTATCTGGTCCAATTCCTATTGAAATTGGGAATTTGAAGTCTCTCACTCATCTTTCCGTGATGGGAAATCAGCTTAGTGGTTTCATTCCTTCATCATTTGGTGATTTGACATCTTTAAATCTCCTTTATATGTCTCACAATAAACTTGCTGGTCCCATTCCTAGTGAACTTGGGAAGTTGAAGTCTCTCACTGATTTTAAGGTGAACAACAATCAAATTAGTGGTTCTATTCCTCCAGAGTTTGGAAATTTAACTCAACTACAAAGACTTAAACTGTCTTCAAATCATTTGGTTGGAGAGATCCCAAAGGAGTTTGGGAAGATGAAAAGTATGTTGGAACTGTACTTGGCTGGCAACCAACTTTCAGGTGTTATACCTTTTGAGCTTGGATTTTGTGAACTCCTTGAAGTACTCGATCTATCCAAAAATAGATTGAATGGGTCGATTCCAAGAAATATTGGTCAATGGGCACAAATCCACTACTTGAATCTTAGTAATAACAAGCTCAGTGAGAAAATTCCATCGGAAATTGGTAAACTAGTTCATCTTACGGAACTTGATTTATCTCAGAATTTTCTTACGAAAGAGATACCATCTGAAGTTCAAA GTCCGGTCCCCCTTTTCCCTAACATTGTGAATGCGTCCTTAGAAAGCAATCCAGATTTGTGTGGGAATGTTAAAGGAATGAAACTTTGTCCAAGTCGAAttatgaagaagaaaaatggtcCCTTTCATCATAAGCTTATCCTTGTAATTATGCTCCCTCTTATCGGGTCTGTTTTACTTGGTGTGCTCACGTATGGCCTCATTGCTAATCTACAACAAAAGAAAAAGTCTCCACAAAAACCATCGGACGAAGAAAGTGGTGATTATTTCTCTATTACAAGCTTTGATGGAAAAGTGGTGTATGCTGATATCTTGAAGGCAACAAATGATTTCAATGAAGCATACCGCATTGGGACTGGAGGATATGGGACTGTGTACAAAGCGGAGCTACAACCGAACAATGTGGTAGCCGTTAAGAAACTTCACCCATCATCTGAGAATGTTGATCATAATGGATTCCTTAATGAGGTACGAGCATTAACCAACATAAGGCATCGAAACATAGTGAAACTCTATGGATATTGCTCCCACGTTCGCCACTCATTTTTGATTTATGAATACCTTGAAAATGGAAGCCTTGAATCAATCTTAAGAAGCGATGTCTTAGCAaaagaattggattggttgaaaaGAGTAAATATTGTAAAGGGTATTGCTAATGATTTGGCTTATATGCATCACGATTGCTCACCTCCTATAATTCATAGAGACATATCCATAGCCAACATCCTTCTTGATTCTGATTATGAGGCGCATATTTCTGATTTTGGCACGTCCAAGCTTTTAAAGCTAGACTCTTCCAACTGGACCGCAATTGCAGGCACCTTTGGTTATATCGCACCAG AGCTTGCTTATACGATGGTGGCAAATGAGAAATGCGATGTGTATAGCTTTGGAGTTATTGCATTAGAAGTGATAATGGGAAAGCATCCAGGAGATCTCATAACATCTTTACCAACATTGTCTGATGATGATGATTATCTGGTGCCAACAAACGTGGGAGATAGTCGGATACCTCCTCCCTCATCCCAAGTTGAGAAACAAGTTAAGTTGGTTTTGAATCTCTCAAGAGCATGTTTGAACTCCAATTCACATGAAAGACCAACAATGCAACAAGTTTCAAATCGGTTAATGAAGGATCTGCTTTGA